The Populus alba chromosome 13, ASM523922v2, whole genome shotgun sequence genome contains the following window.
gtgaattttttttttctccctacCTGGGCTACAACCCTCCTCAGCCCTGTAAGTACCTCCGCCCTTGGGTTCAgcaacctttttatttatgaaaaaaaatacgacAGGTAGAGGAAATAACGATGGGAACATGTCAAATATAATCTCAGGGCTATTACTGCTACATGTCTTCTTATTATATGTGTTGTCCGACTAGAATGATTTCTGGAGATAGTCGACTACCTTCTTGTCCAGTCGGAAGGCCTTGGCGAGGACATCAGGATTAATGGGTGGATCCGACCCAAACACCGCATTCGCAACTGTAATGACACCAGGGTTCTGGCTGCTTAAGCCGGCGAAAGCAAGCGCTTTGGTTTTTCCCATATTGAATTGGAAATGAATGAGTCCAATCGGAAACACAAAAACATCTCCAGGTTTCAAGGCTTTGGTGATCAGGCGATTATCTCCGTTAGCTAAGTTTGACGTAACAAAGCCAACATAGAGGGTACCCTCCACAACTACTATGATCTCAGTGGCGCGAGGGTGAGTGTGGGGAGGGTTCAGGCCATATGGAGCGAAATCAATGCGAGCTAAGGATATGCCAAGAGTGTTGAGCCCTggaatttttttcaacattgacaGCAGTGACATTTGAACCAACACGACCGGAAGTGTCCCCTGGAATGTTGAGTCCAGAAGAGAAGAAATCCTTCTCAGTAACATCCTTTGGGTCCTTGCAGAATTTGCCATTCACAAACACTGCATGAGAAAGACATTCGATACCCTTATAAAGTCATCAATTAATAGAGAATATTGAACATATCGGAAAGTAAaggaataataaaatatatactgCAGGATGCATGATATTTTCAGTGCAATACTGTCATGTAACTCTTAACGAAATACTTCAAGAGCGCATACCACCATCGGTTTCATCCACTGCTACACAGAAGTCCTGAAGAGGACTGGGATCGAAGGCAGAGGCAAATGAAGAAGCCAGAGCCAAGAGGACAAAAACTAGTAGAAACTTTAGCCCTTCCATTAGATTCCACGATGGTTTTTCTTTAGGAGATGGGTGAGATATCTTGCATGGATGCTAGGTTATTTATAGATTGGAGTCATTGAATTGGTCGACGTTATCTCTAAAAGAAGCCGACGAAGACTTGCTCGAGTCTTTAGTACGTAGTTGCTCGTTCTTTGATGGCAGTGATGAAACCGATTGACAAGATAGTAGAAATCACTCATTAATTCCTCCATAGATTCAAAAAACTTGACAATATGTATCATATGCCAATATTTTCTTGCTAAGACTGTTTCCAGCATGATACTTTTCCTTTAAGCTACCAGGACTGGGTGCAATGCCTCGTGTCACAAGGCTTTGTTGAAGATATCTGGTGAGAATATCAGAGTAGGTCGAGAACTAGAGATTGTTAGGTGACAAAATGTTTATGGTCCTGGGGTAGTTAATTCCATGGAATTTTCAGATGATTCTTAATGTATATAAGGTTAATCGTCGTTGATTATTCCTAGATGAAATTTTGTGACTTTTTTTACCAAAAGTTTGATTCATATAGATCTTCTCATTAAGCTTGCAAACTTTATGCTCTTGTCCTTTTGTCTCGAATCATAAAGGTTGATTCATATAGATCTTCTCATTAAGTTCTTTATTGAGAAATGCAGTTCTAACGTTCATTTGGTATAACTCTAGGTTCATATGTGCGATTATAGCTAAAATAAAGTGAACTAAAGTAATCCTCACAACTGGTGAGAATGTATCTTCATAATCAATTTCCTCTTCTTGAGTGCAGCCTTTCGGTACTAGTTATAACATTTGATTAACTCATGCGCCTTACGTTTAATTTTAAGAACCCATTTATTTTCAATGGATCTTCATCTTGACAGTAAATCGACCAAGTCCCAGACTTGATTAGTTTTTATTGACTCTATTTCTTTTTCCATAACTTTAATTCATTCTCTTACTCTAGGACCAAACAAAGTATAACTGAATGTTTTTGGTTCTTCATCATCATGTAGAGCAATCATGAACGCTCCCCTCTCAATCTCAAATCAATGACCAGGAATTGGTTCATGAATGCTTCTACGAGGTTGAGATTACTCATAATCTTGCTACATGAGAGTAGGAATAAACAAAATGTCACTCCCACTATTTGTAGAAGGATTAAGAGTTTCTTCTAAATCCTATACTTAATAGCTTGTTGCACCAAGGTCTATATTTTCCATTTCATATAATTCAAAATCTTTATTAACCTCACCTGTTGTTGGAAAATCCTTTTCTAAGAATACAACGTTTCTAAGAATACAACGTCACGTGATTCAATCTTCTTCACTCttccatcatcttttttttaccaataaatACAAATCCTTAAGTGAGATCAAATAAACATAATCAAATCATATGAAATCATCTATAAATATGATGAAATAATTTCCTCCATGTCTTGCCCTCATATTTATTAGGCCATAAATATCTGAATGAATAAGTTATAATAGACTACTAGCTCTTTTAGCTTTTTCAAATGGTAATCTAATTGCTTTTCCAACAAGACAATACTCATAAACAATAATTGCATTTTGGTAAGTAATCCTAAAGGATCAGCTCTTGTCAATTTATGTAATCGGTCTTGCCCAGTATGCGAAGTTATCATATCACTATTATTAGTTATGTTGGAATTTTGAACAATATAAAGAAGCATCATCATTAATAGATGCATTAATGGTGTTTAACgccataaaaacatttaatacaaaaccaaaaccataaaaaatattatcaacaaACACATTATTAAAGTCCAATTGCAGTAAAGCAAGAACAAACATAAGATTCCGTCGAACTTCTGGAGTTTAGAGTAAATCGTGAAGATAGTGTGTGTGACCGCCCTGCAAATCTAATTTGCAGGTACCGATCCCAAGTATGGCAGCGGAAGCATTATTCGATGAAATTCCACAAAAGTTGTTTAATTCCTTGCTATATGGTCAGTAGCTCTTGAGTCTATAGTCCAAGAGGAACAAATTCAGGAAGCATTTAACAAATGGTAAAATATAAGTTAAGGGGATGATTGTGATTAAACATTACCTTTGACTAAGTGTAATCATGAGCAAAGTGACGAGGTTTaccataattaaaagaattcatattcttttctttcttaccACTTCGTTTTTCATGCTTGCGCTTATGTCCACTACTACTTGCTTATATTCCTCACTTGTCATATTTAGAACCCTTACTCTTACCCTTTTTATATTTAGAGTCCTATGCTCCACGCATCTTAGTCCCAGATATGAAAGCCTTGTTTATAGGCTTCATAACGTGAAGTTGATCTTCTTTAAACTTGATATGATGAGCAACATCATCAAATTAATGTCTTGATATTGTCATTGTGAATAAGGTTAACACGCATATGTTTTCAATTGCTTTGACTTGTTGTTTACAAATCATTTAAGAAATAacataaaaagtgaaaaaacactaattttttaatggaaaaacatGAGTTCCTAAACTTAATGTTTAGATACAACATGTAAGCAATTCTAATTATAAACATAAACAAAGAGAGAACtagtttctttaataaaaactttatattatatcatatatcAATTAAGTGTgcaatcattaaataaaacacTACCTTTTAAATtgaccaataaaatattaatattaatatttgttaaaCTATTTAAGAGCTCAATGTCTTAATCATGTACATCACATCTTACATACAATTCTTTTCTAGCTTTCATCCTTGTTCCTTGTGTCTTAAAAGAAACACAGGTTGCCGTGCCCAAGAATATCACTGAAAATACTTTGTCATGTAGACTTGGAGTGCACCTATAAATTTGAATCCATTTTCGAATTAACAGTAAATTTTGTGTGCGTCCTAACCGAAAAAAGatagaaaggaagaaaatagaAGCTTTGAATTAACAAATAGTAGTGCTAAATATGGGGCTTAAAACAGGCAATCCAGCTCTTTATTAAGTGACAACAAATGGAAAAGATAACAAACACAATCAATATATATGGTATGCTGCAACATTGCCTCCAGTCAGCTTATATTAccagtaggattttcttctaGTTGTTGTCGTACCAGAACTGCTTCTGAAGATGGTCCACTATATTCTTGTCCACTTGGAAGGCCTTGGCGAGAACATCAGATCTAATAGGTGGAGTGGATCCGAAGACTGCATTTGCGATTGTGATTACACCAGGGTTTTGGCTGCTCAAGGCACCAATGGCCGAAGCTTTGGTTTTCCCCACATTGAATTGGAAGTGAATGAGTCCAACTGGGAACACGAAAACATCTCCTGGGTTTAGGACTTTGGTGATGAGACGATTATCAGGGTTCGATGTGACAAAGCCAACATAGAGAGTTCCCTCCAGGACAGTTAGGATCTCCGTGGCACGAGGGTGAGTGTGTGGCGGGTTTAGGCCACCGTATGGTGCAAAATCAATGCGAACCAGCGATATTCCAAGAGTATTGAGCCCTGGAATTTGAGCAACATTAGCAGGAGTGACCACCGAGCCAACTGGATTGGAGGTGTTTCTGGCAATGTTGAGCCCAGGAAAGAAGAAATCATTCGCTGTGGCAAGCTTTGGGTCCTTGCAGAATTTCCCATTCACGAACACTGCATGAAAGAGTTTATGTTAGCATCAAGTTCTTCgtacaaatcaaaagaaagcaatGTCGCATGCAGATAATTCATCAGAAAAGcttgttaagaaaaaacatgaacttcAGATAGGAACATAGCATACCACCATCCTTGGTATCATTGATGGCTACACAAAAGTCCTGTAGAGGACTAGGGTCGGAGGCAAAGGCAAGTGAGGCAGCGAAAGCCAGAAAGACAAAAGTTGCAAGAAAATGGACTCCTTTCATCGTAATCAGACTATCTCTAGCTTATTTCTTCAAAGTGTATTAGAGTTGTGGGGTGAGAAATATTGCATGGGAAACAAGATTATTTATAGATGGTGATCATTGAAATAGTCTCTGCTTTGCTTTCTCCAAAAGGGAAGCCATTGAAGATTGGCCAAGTCTgcaatgattatatttttttccctttttcttattttttatccctCACGAAGAACCATTTCTGCGGCAACTACACACTATTATATATTTCTATGCTTACAACAACACAGTTTGTGCTTTTGGAA
Protein-coding sequences here:
- the LOC118036448 gene encoding LOW QUALITY PROTEIN: germin-like protein subfamily 1 member 7 (The sequence of the model RefSeq protein was modified relative to this genomic sequence to represent the inferred CDS: deleted 1 base in 1 codon) — protein: MEGLKFLLVFVLLALASSFASAFDPSPLQDFCVAVDETDGVFVNGKFCKDPKDVTEKDFFSSGLNIPGDTSGRVGSNVTAVNVEKIPGLNTLGISLARIDFAPYGLNPPHTHPRATEIIVVVEGTLYVGFVTSNLANGDNRLITKALKPGDVFVFPIGLIHFQFNMGKTKALAFAGLSSQNPGVITVANAVFGSDPPINPDVLAKAFRLDKKVVDYLQKSF
- the LOC118036447 gene encoding putative germin-like protein 2-1: MKGVHFLATFVFLAFAASLAFASDPSPLQDFCVAINDTKDGVFVNGKFCKDPKLATANDFFFPGLNIARNTSNPVGSVVTPANVAQIPGLNTLGISLVRIDFAPYGGLNPPHTHPRATEILTVLEGTLYVGFVTSNPDNRLITKVLNPGDVFVFPVGLIHFQFNVGKTKASAIGALSSQNPGVITIANAVFGSTPPIRSDVLAKAFQVDKNIVDHLQKQFWYDNN